One Streptomyces fagopyri DNA window includes the following coding sequences:
- the asnB gene encoding asparagine synthase (glutamine-hydrolyzing), with protein sequence MCGITGWVSFDRDLRAEGETLDAMTETMSCRGPDDRGTWSEGPAALGHRRLAIIDLPGGRQPMTAATPEGTVALVYSGEAYNFTELRRELTGRGHGFSTDSDTEVVLRGYLEWGAELAGRLNGMYAFAVWDGRHDKLVMIRDRMGIKPFYYYPTPDGVLFGSEPKAILANPLARARVRLDGLRELFTFVKTPGHAIWDGMHEVEPGTVVTVDRSGLRRHVYWQLETRPQTDDRDTSVAAVRTLLDDIVRRQLVADVPRCTLLSGGLDSSAMTALAARQLAEHGERVRSFAVDFVGQTDHFVADELRATPDTPFVHDVARASGTDHRDIVLDAQALADLDVRAKVIRARDLPMGFGDMDASLYLLFQAVREHSTVALSGESADEVFGGYLQFFDEEARNADTFPWLVRFSRDFGDDADVLRPDLTEAMDLEAYVADGYRTAVAGIRRLDGESDFEYRMRRICHLHLTRFVRVLLDRKDRTSMAVGLEVRVPFCDHRLVEYVYNTPWALKSFDGREKSLLREATADVIPKSVYDRVKSPYPSTQDPKYAVALQDHAKDLLARPTHPVFDLVDAERLRRAAHRDTPQITQASRRGLERTLDLALWLDLYSPEVSFS encoded by the coding sequence ATGTGCGGCATCACCGGTTGGGTCTCCTTCGACCGCGATCTGCGTGCCGAGGGCGAGACTTTGGACGCAATGACGGAGACGATGTCCTGCCGCGGTCCCGACGACCGCGGCACCTGGTCCGAGGGCCCCGCGGCCCTGGGACACCGCAGGCTCGCGATCATCGACCTGCCCGGTGGGCGACAGCCGATGACCGCCGCGACCCCGGAGGGCACGGTCGCGCTGGTCTACTCGGGCGAGGCCTACAACTTCACCGAGCTGCGCCGTGAGCTGACCGGCCGCGGTCACGGCTTCTCGACCGACTCCGACACGGAGGTCGTGCTGCGCGGCTACCTGGAGTGGGGCGCGGAGCTCGCCGGGCGGCTCAACGGCATGTACGCGTTCGCCGTCTGGGACGGTCGCCACGACAAGCTCGTGATGATCCGCGACCGCATGGGCATCAAGCCCTTCTACTACTACCCGACCCCCGACGGCGTCCTGTTCGGTTCCGAACCCAAGGCGATCCTGGCCAATCCGCTCGCCCGCGCGAGGGTGCGCCTCGACGGTCTGCGGGAGCTCTTCACCTTCGTCAAGACACCCGGGCACGCGATCTGGGACGGCATGCACGAGGTCGAACCCGGCACCGTCGTCACCGTCGACCGCTCCGGTCTGCGCCGGCACGTGTACTGGCAACTGGAGACCCGGCCGCAGACCGACGACCGCGACACCTCCGTCGCCGCGGTGCGCACGCTCCTCGACGACATCGTGCGCCGCCAGCTCGTCGCGGACGTGCCGCGCTGCACCCTGCTCTCCGGCGGCCTCGACTCCTCCGCCATGACCGCGCTCGCCGCCCGGCAGCTCGCCGAACACGGTGAGCGGGTGCGCAGCTTCGCCGTCGACTTCGTCGGCCAGACCGACCACTTCGTCGCGGACGAACTGCGCGCGACCCCGGACACCCCCTTCGTGCACGACGTGGCCCGCGCCTCCGGCACCGACCACCGCGACATCGTGCTGGACGCGCAGGCCCTGGCCGATCTGGACGTCCGGGCCAAGGTGATCAGGGCCCGCGACCTCCCGATGGGCTTCGGTGACATGGACGCCTCGCTGTATCTGCTGTTCCAGGCCGTCCGCGAGCACTCCACCGTCGCGCTCTCCGGGGAGTCGGCCGACGAGGTGTTCGGCGGCTACCTGCAGTTCTTCGACGAGGAGGCCCGTAACGCCGACACCTTCCCGTGGCTCGTCCGGTTCTCACGCGACTTCGGCGACGACGCCGACGTCCTGCGCCCCGACCTCACCGAGGCGATGGACCTGGAGGCGTACGTCGCGGACGGCTACCGCACGGCCGTCGCCGGAATCCGGCGCCTGGACGGCGAGAGCGACTTCGAGTACCGGATGCGGCGGATCTGCCACCTCCACCTGACCCGCTTCGTACGGGTCCTGCTCGACCGCAAGGACCGGACCAGCATGGCGGTCGGCCTGGAGGTGCGGGTGCCGTTCTGCGACCACCGGCTCGTCGAGTACGTGTACAACACGCCGTGGGCCCTGAAGTCCTTCGACGGCCGGGAGAAGAGCCTGCTGCGGGAGGCGACCGCGGACGTGATCCCGAAGTCCGTGTACGACAGGGTCAAGAGCCCCTACCCGTCCACCCAGGACCCCAAGTACGCGGTCGCCCTCCAGGACCACGCGAAGGACCTGCTGGCCAGGCCGACGCATCCGGTCTTCGACCTCGTGGACGCCGAGCGGCTCCGCCGGGCCGCCCACCGCGACACCCCGCAGATCACGCAGGCGTCGCGGCGGGGCCTGGAACGGACGCTGGACCTCGCGCTGTGGCTGGACCTCTACTCCCCGGAGGTGTCCTTCAGCTGA
- a CDS encoding DUF4232 domain-containing protein, translated as MRFRSVLALPSAAAALLLAVPQSGSAATGPAAAAQPAKCAARSVVVRAHQAADPRVVHISVTNRSARTCTVDRIPTVVFGDLDGAALPVPPGDSGPYRIGVGRTAYAAVRTIADRADPEARRVDSISVSADPARFGRSFTARELGAGDAVLVWEPVTTWWRSSQAAADRQLS; from the coding sequence ATGCGCTTCCGCTCCGTTCTCGCCCTTCCGTCCGCCGCCGCCGCACTGCTCCTCGCCGTGCCGCAGAGCGGTTCGGCCGCCACCGGTCCGGCCGCCGCGGCCCAGCCCGCCAAGTGCGCCGCCAGGTCCGTCGTCGTCCGCGCCCACCAAGCCGCCGACCCCAGGGTGGTGCACATCAGCGTGACCAACCGGTCCGCGCGGACGTGCACCGTCGACCGCATCCCCACCGTCGTCTTCGGAGATCTCGACGGGGCGGCCCTGCCGGTGCCCCCCGGTGACAGCGGGCCCTACCGGATCGGCGTGGGCCGGACGGCGTACGCGGCCGTACGGACCATCGCCGACCGCGCCGACCCCGAGGCCCGCCGGGTGGACTCGATCAGCGTCTCGGCGGACCCCGCGCGGTTCGGGCGTTCCTTCACGGCCCGGGAGCTGGGCGCGGGGGACGCCGTCCTCGTGTGGGAGCCGGTCACCACGTGGTGGCGGTCCTCGCAGGCCGCCGCCGACCGGCAGCTCAGCTGA
- a CDS encoding alpha/beta hydrolase: protein MLSVHHRWTYVGAGAATLVLLTAGLPSSAVAADAPDLSRFYRQKITWGACAGDGMPADLQCGKVTVPLDYAHPKNGTLDVALARYRATGKSRGSVLLNFGGPGGAGIAELAQGGGKDFMDLTNGYDVVTFDPRGVGQSSPVSCGEGADQTSDAAGTVTDGGDPQAVLKALRKVASECAAHSGPVLLHMGTVDASRDMDVMRQALGDKKLNYLGFSYGTRLGAVYAAQFPKKTGRMVLDGVDTLTESMAEQGLVGAEGQQTALDDFLTWCTQDVSCPFGEDPREARQQVVRLVASLDRDPVPTGLGQMFSGQDLAGAIGQALYSREMWPALERALGSLVEDGDTQGLMRLSIGGASLPASRTTGTPRATAAPHAGLVDPADIPVDNLPAAFMAINCADDPDRPSAERAAKDVDALRTAYEQASPVFGRYRLTQVLLCHGRPRGTDYIRDKVRNVRTPKMLLVGTRGDPATPYRWTEETAARLGSSAVVLDNKGEGHTGYASSKCVHQKVDDFLLYGSLPDNGSSCGPESGRDNP, encoded by the coding sequence ATGCTGTCCGTGCACCACCGCTGGACGTACGTCGGAGCCGGCGCGGCGACCCTGGTTCTGCTGACGGCGGGGCTGCCCTCGTCCGCCGTGGCCGCCGACGCCCCCGACCTGTCCCGCTTCTACCGCCAGAAGATCACCTGGGGGGCCTGCGCGGGCGACGGGATGCCCGCCGACCTCCAGTGCGGAAAGGTGACCGTCCCGCTGGACTACGCGCACCCGAAGAACGGGACCCTCGACGTCGCGCTGGCCCGGTACCGCGCGACGGGCAAGTCCAGGGGGTCCGTGCTGCTGAACTTCGGCGGTCCGGGGGGCGCGGGGATCGCCGAGCTCGCCCAGGGCGGCGGCAAGGACTTCATGGACCTCACCAACGGCTACGACGTGGTGACCTTCGATCCCCGGGGCGTGGGCCAGTCCTCGCCCGTGAGCTGTGGCGAAGGGGCCGACCAGACGTCCGACGCGGCGGGGACCGTCACCGACGGCGGCGATCCGCAGGCCGTGCTCAAGGCGCTGCGGAAGGTCGCCTCCGAGTGCGCGGCGCACTCCGGGCCGGTGCTGCTCCACATGGGGACGGTCGACGCGTCCAGGGACATGGACGTGATGCGCCAGGCGCTGGGCGACAAGAAGCTCAACTACCTCGGATTCTCGTACGGAACCCGCCTGGGCGCGGTGTACGCGGCCCAGTTCCCGAAGAAGACCGGCCGAATGGTGCTCGACGGGGTGGACACGCTCACCGAGTCGATGGCCGAGCAGGGGCTCGTGGGCGCCGAGGGTCAGCAGACCGCCCTGGACGACTTCCTCACCTGGTGCACCCAGGACGTGTCCTGTCCCTTCGGGGAGGATCCGCGCGAGGCCCGGCAGCAGGTCGTCCGGCTCGTCGCCTCGCTGGACCGGGATCCGGTGCCGACCGGTCTCGGGCAGATGTTCTCGGGCCAGGATCTCGCGGGTGCGATCGGTCAGGCGCTGTACAGCCGGGAGATGTGGCCGGCCCTGGAGCGGGCGCTCGGCTCGCTCGTCGAGGACGGTGACACCCAGGGGCTCATGCGGTTGTCGATCGGCGGCGCCTCCCTACCGGCGTCGCGCACGACGGGTACCCCGCGGGCGACGGCCGCTCCGCACGCCGGGCTCGTCGACCCCGCCGACATTCCCGTCGACAACCTGCCCGCGGCGTTCATGGCGATCAACTGCGCGGACGACCCGGACCGGCCGAGTGCCGAGCGGGCCGCCAAGGACGTGGACGCGCTGCGCACCGCCTACGAGCAGGCGTCGCCGGTCTTCGGCCGGTACCGGCTCACCCAGGTGCTGCTGTGCCACGGCCGCCCCAGGGGGACCGACTACATCCGTGACAAGGTGCGCAATGTGCGGACCCCGAAAATGCTGCTCGTGGGCACCCGCGGGGACCCCGCGACCCCGTACCGCTGGACCGAGGAGACCGCCGCCCGGCTCGGCTCCTCCGCCGTGGTGCTCGACAACAAGGGTGAGGGCCACACCGGGTACGCCTCCTCCAAGTGCGTGCACCAGAAGGTCGACGACTTCCTGCTGTACGGCTCCCTGCCGGACAACGGCAGTTCCTGCGGCCCGGAGAGCGGAAGGGACAACCCCTGA
- a CDS encoding chaplin has translation MAAAAASGALAVTMPAFADSAAQGGTAGSPGLISGDTIQLPVHVPVNACGNTVNVAGLLNPAAGNSCANAGDGAAVRGAGTGGRVGGHGPGAAGPRSGHGGAHNGRASGPAVGGALAQGSGKDSPGVLSGDGLQLPVDLPVNVSGNSVTAIGLGNASVGNTSTNTSDGVPDRPATPTPAPKPPTRAAVPEKAPYRAAEQPMASLAHTGADQTVPAIAVSAALLLGGAVLYRRFRPAALR, from the coding sequence ATCGCCGCAGCGGCCGCATCGGGCGCGCTGGCCGTGACGATGCCGGCGTTCGCCGACTCCGCGGCGCAGGGCGGTACGGCGGGCTCACCCGGACTGATCTCCGGCGACACCATCCAGCTCCCTGTGCACGTCCCCGTGAACGCCTGCGGGAACACCGTGAACGTGGCCGGTCTCCTCAACCCCGCGGCGGGCAACAGCTGCGCCAACGCCGGCGACGGCGCCGCCGTCCGCGGGGCGGGCACCGGCGGCCGCGTCGGCGGGCACGGCCCCGGTGCGGCCGGCCCGCGCTCCGGCCATGGCGGCGCGCACAACGGCAGGGCCTCGGGTCCGGCGGTCGGCGGGGCGCTCGCACAGGGAAGCGGAAAGGATTCTCCCGGTGTGCTCTCCGGTGACGGCCTGCAACTGCCGGTCGACCTTCCGGTGAACGTCAGCGGCAACTCCGTGACCGCGATCGGCCTCGGCAACGCCTCGGTGGGCAACACGTCCACGAACACCTCGGACGGTGTGCCCGACCGGCCCGCGACGCCGACCCCGGCGCCGAAGCCCCCGACCAGGGCGGCCGTGCCCGAGAAGGCGCCGTACCGGGCGGCCGAACAGCCCATGGCCTCCCTCGCGCACACGGGTGCCGACCAGACGGTGCCGGCGATCGCCGTGAGCGCGGCGCTCCTGCTGGGCGGGGCGGTGCTCTACCGGCGGTTCAGGCCCGCCGCGCTCCGCTGA
- a CDS encoding GNAT family N-acetyltransferase → MAFPGSEDLVVTRATLDDWSVVTGWAADEGWNPGLSDAPSFFAQDPDGFFIGRIGAEQVSAVSVVNYGADHAFLGFYLVRPGLRGRGYGLTTWKTALAHAGGRTVGLDGVVAQQDNYRRSGFALEHRTVRFTGTAPTAPAPVGVRPAEAADLADIAAYDSACCPADRPRFLARWLAEPGHRTVVRVVDGRLTGYAVVRPALDRPRVGPLFADTAGDARALLLALGAQTPGGGITVDVPRTNTAGVALAEEFGLTPSFETARMYTGPVRPFARERVFGITTLELG, encoded by the coding sequence ATGGCCTTCCCCGGCTCCGAGGACCTCGTCGTCACCCGGGCCACGCTCGACGACTGGTCGGTGGTCACCGGGTGGGCGGCCGACGAGGGGTGGAATCCGGGACTGTCCGACGCCCCGAGCTTCTTCGCCCAGGACCCCGACGGCTTCTTCATCGGGAGGATCGGAGCGGAGCAGGTCTCGGCCGTCTCGGTCGTCAACTACGGCGCCGATCACGCCTTCCTGGGCTTCTATCTCGTACGGCCGGGCCTGCGTGGCCGCGGCTACGGGCTGACCACGTGGAAGACGGCTCTGGCGCACGCGGGCGGCCGGACCGTCGGACTCGACGGCGTGGTCGCGCAGCAGGACAACTACCGCCGGTCCGGGTTCGCACTCGAGCACCGCACCGTCCGGTTCACCGGAACGGCCCCGACGGCGCCGGCGCCCGTGGGGGTGCGGCCCGCCGAGGCGGCCGACCTGGCGGACATCGCGGCCTACGACAGCGCCTGCTGTCCGGCCGACCGCCCCCGTTTCCTCGCACGGTGGCTGGCCGAACCGGGCCACCGTACGGTCGTCCGTGTCGTGGACGGGAGGCTCACCGGCTACGCGGTCGTCCGGCCCGCCCTCGACCGTCCGCGCGTCGGCCCGCTGTTCGCCGACACCGCGGGAGACGCACGGGCCCTCCTGCTGGCGCTGGGCGCGCAGACCCCCGGGGGCGGGATCACCGTCGACGTCCCCCGGACGAACACGGCGGGCGTGGCCCTGGCCGAGGAGTTCGGTCTCACCCCCTCCTTCGAGACGGCCCGCATGTACACCGGACCGGTCAGGCCGTTCGCCCGGGAACGGGTCTTCGGCATCACCACGCTGGAGCTCGGCTGA
- a CDS encoding MBL fold metallo-hydrolase — MREDAIVEVAAGVHLVHGSNTNWVILSEGDAVTLIDTGYPGDRPDVLASLDALGHSPKAIGAVLITHAHNDHLGSAEYLSSSFGVPVHLHEEELPHARREFLQQVSVGTVMRQAWRPGVLPWALHAIRSGGTADVRMTRPESFPGEGPLDLPGRPVPVHTPGHTAGHCVYHLPDAGVVISGDALVSGHPTSRTHGPQLLPNMFHAERTMAIASLARIETLAADVLLPGHGPVHHGSVGDAARRALELAD; from the coding sequence ATGCGCGAGGACGCGATCGTCGAGGTAGCTGCCGGAGTTCATCTGGTTCACGGCAGCAACACCAACTGGGTGATCCTGAGCGAGGGGGACGCCGTCACCCTGATCGACACGGGGTACCCCGGCGACCGTCCGGACGTACTCGCCTCCCTGGACGCGCTCGGCCACTCCCCCAAGGCGATCGGCGCCGTCCTCATCACGCACGCGCACAACGACCACCTCGGCTCGGCCGAGTACCTGAGCAGCTCCTTCGGGGTCCCGGTGCATCTGCACGAGGAGGAACTCCCGCACGCGCGCCGGGAGTTCCTCCAGCAGGTCAGCGTGGGTACGGTGATGCGCCAGGCCTGGCGTCCCGGCGTGCTGCCGTGGGCCCTGCACGCCATCCGGTCGGGGGGCACGGCGGACGTCCGGATGACCCGGCCCGAGTCGTTCCCCGGTGAGGGGCCGCTGGACCTGCCCGGCCGTCCGGTGCCGGTGCACACGCCCGGGCACACCGCCGGGCACTGCGTCTACCACCTCCCGGACGCCGGTGTCGTGATCTCCGGCGACGCCCTGGTCAGCGGTCACCCCACCTCGCGGACGCACGGCCCGCAGCTGCTGCCGAACATGTTCCACGCCGAGCGCACGATGGCCATCGCGTCACTCGCGCGTATCGAGACCCTCGCGGCCGACGTGCTGCTGCCCGGCCACGGCCCGGTCCACCACGGCTCCGTGGGCGACGCGGCGCGCCGCGCGCTGGAGCTCGCCGACTGA
- a CDS encoding GNAT family N-acetyltransferase, translated as MDHVAVLALFDRDMREDARPDGPGVRVERVDKVVRQVGAEHGWNGVIWSDLDASGADAAIAGQVRYFAELGREFEWKLYGHDKPENLGQRLRDAGFVAQPEETLMIAELGDLALDAQPPAGVRLLPVTDRAGVDLVADVHEQAFGTDSSRMRHQLLAQLTGDEDNVVAVVALAGDEPVSAARMEMVPGARFAGLWGGGTVESWRGRGIYRALVAHRARVAADRGYRYVQVDASSQSRPVLARLGFQPLTTTTPYVHG; from the coding sequence ATGGATCACGTTGCGGTACTGGCCCTGTTCGACCGGGACATGCGGGAGGACGCGCGGCCCGATGGCCCCGGGGTCCGGGTCGAGCGCGTCGACAAGGTGGTGCGCCAGGTCGGTGCGGAGCACGGCTGGAACGGGGTGATCTGGTCCGATCTGGACGCCTCGGGCGCCGACGCGGCCATCGCCGGGCAGGTGCGGTACTTCGCCGAGCTCGGCCGGGAGTTCGAGTGGAAGCTGTACGGCCACGACAAGCCGGAGAACCTCGGACAGCGCCTGCGGGACGCCGGGTTCGTCGCGCAGCCCGAGGAGACGCTGATGATCGCCGAGCTGGGCGATCTGGCGCTCGACGCCCAACCTCCCGCGGGCGTACGGCTCCTGCCCGTCACCGACCGTGCGGGCGTGGATCTCGTCGCGGACGTCCACGAACAGGCCTTCGGTACCGACAGCAGCCGTATGCGTCACCAACTGCTGGCGCAGCTCACCGGTGACGAGGACAACGTCGTGGCGGTGGTCGCCCTCGCAGGCGACGAGCCGGTGAGCGCGGCCCGCATGGAAATGGTGCCCGGTGCCCGGTTCGCCGGTCTGTGGGGCGGCGGCACCGTCGAGTCCTGGCGAGGCCGGGGCATCTACCGCGCCCTCGTCGCCCACCGTGCCCGGGTGGCCGCCGACCGCGGCTACCGCTACGTCCAGGTCGACGCCTCCAGCCAGAGCCGCCCGGTCCTCGCCCGCCTGGGCTTCCAGCCGCTGACCACGACGACGCCGTACGTCCACGGGTAG
- a CDS encoding GlsB/YeaQ/YmgE family stress response membrane protein yields MEISGIISAIVIGIIIGVLGRLVIPGRQHIGILWTIVVGIVAAFIGAGIASAFGVADTKGPDWIEWFIQIAVAAVGIAALDRVKVRR; encoded by the coding sequence ATGGAGATCTCAGGCATCATCAGTGCCATCGTCATCGGCATCATCATCGGCGTACTGGGCCGGCTCGTCATCCCGGGACGCCAGCACATCGGCATCCTGTGGACGATCGTCGTCGGCATCGTCGCCGCGTTCATCGGCGCGGGAATCGCCTCGGCGTTCGGCGTGGCCGACACCAAGGGCCCCGACTGGATCGAGTGGTTCATACAGATCGCCGTCGCGGCGGTGGGCATCGCGGCGCTCGACCGCGTGAAGGTGCGCCGCTGA
- a CDS encoding M6 family metallopeptidase translates to MLGFRTSRHRLASALAVFGLVTTGAAVQASAPAAAATTHRVLFDNGHAETAGNADWIISTSQPDPLGQDSSPSSETDWTGALSSWGVALQKTGDYSLRTLPAGSGLTYGATAATDLSNFDELVLPEPNTLFTTAEKTAIMTFVKNGGGLFMISDHTGADRNNDGYDAVEIFNDLMTDNSVDSTDPFGFSIDTLDVGSGYPAAISDSTNPVLHGSFGTVTKSLIADGTTATLKPSDNSAVKGLVYRSGYSGNTGAFFATSTFGSGKVAFWGDSSPIDDGTGQSGNTLYDGWNDTGATNAALALNATEWLAGAGGTGGGGGGGTCTAGQLLANPGFESGSTSWTASSGVITNSTGEAARTGSYKAWTDGYGSAHTDTLAQTVTVASGCAATLNFYLHVDTAETTTSTAYDTLKVQVLNSAGTVLSTLATYSNLNAASGYTLRSFNLSAYAGQTVTVKFTGTEGSTLQTSFVLDDTALNVS, encoded by the coding sequence ATGCTTGGATTCAGAACGTCCCGTCACAGACTCGCCTCGGCGCTGGCCGTGTTCGGACTGGTCACCACGGGCGCGGCCGTCCAGGCGTCCGCGCCGGCCGCCGCCGCGACCACACACCGTGTCCTGTTCGACAACGGCCATGCCGAGACCGCGGGCAACGCCGACTGGATCATCTCCACCAGCCAGCCCGACCCGTTGGGCCAGGACTCCTCACCGTCGTCCGAGACCGACTGGACCGGGGCCCTCTCCTCCTGGGGCGTCGCCCTGCAGAAGACCGGCGACTACAGCCTCAGGACACTCCCCGCGGGCTCCGGCCTCACCTACGGCGCAACGGCCGCCACCGACCTGTCGAACTTCGACGAACTGGTGCTTCCCGAGCCCAACACGCTCTTCACCACCGCCGAGAAGACCGCCATCATGACGTTCGTGAAGAACGGCGGCGGCCTCTTCATGATCTCCGACCACACCGGCGCCGACCGCAACAACGACGGCTACGACGCGGTCGAGATCTTCAACGACCTGATGACCGACAACAGCGTCGACTCCACGGACCCGTTCGGCTTCTCGATCGACACGCTCGACGTCGGTTCCGGATACCCGGCGGCCATCAGCGACAGCACCAACCCCGTCCTGCACGGTTCGTTCGGCACCGTCACGAAGAGCCTGATCGCCGACGGCACGACGGCCACCCTCAAGCCGTCCGACAACTCCGCCGTCAAGGGCCTGGTCTACCGCAGCGGTTACTCCGGCAACACCGGCGCGTTCTTCGCCACCAGCACCTTCGGCAGCGGCAAGGTCGCCTTCTGGGGCGACAGTTCACCGATCGACGACGGCACCGGGCAGTCCGGCAACACCTTGTACGACGGCTGGAACGACACCGGCGCCACGAACGCCGCCCTCGCCCTGAACGCCACCGAGTGGCTCGCCGGCGCCGGCGGCACCGGTGGCGGAGGCGGTGGGGGCACCTGCACCGCCGGCCAGCTGCTCGCCAACCCCGGCTTCGAGTCCGGCAGTACCTCCTGGACCGCCAGCAGCGGCGTGATCACCAACAGCACCGGCGAGGCCGCCCGCACCGGTTCGTACAAGGCATGGACGGACGGCTACGGCTCCGCCCACACCGACACGCTCGCCCAGACGGTCACCGTCGCGTCCGGCTGCGCGGCCACGCTCAACTTCTACCTCCACGTGGACACGGCCGAGACGACCACCAGCACCGCGTACGACACCCTCAAGGTCCAGGTGCTGAACAGTGCCGGCACGGTCCTGTCGACGCTCGCCACGTACTCGAACCTGAACGCCGCGTCCGGGTACACGCTGCGCAGTTTCAACCTGTCCGCCTACGCGGGGCAGACGGTCACGGTCAAGTTCACCGGTACCGAGGGCTCCACGCTGCAGACGTCGTTCGTCCTCGACGACACGGCGCTCAACGTGAGCTGA
- a CDS encoding ROK family transcriptional regulator, whose translation MSARDANEQPEQPWNRRRLRSTNERLLLDRLRAGGPASRAQLARKTGLSKPTVSSALAALEEAGLVHEVGTHAPERGRVAVLYAPDPAAGHALGIDIGRGWLRVALADLDGAVVARADVRNRARSSGAMADLVVTTARQVVANSGLGTDEVAHAVVGTPGVYDEKQRRVRYAMHLPGWGRAGLFDRMREMLGIPLEVHNDANLAALGEYTYGVGAGSRLFAYIMIGTGLGMGVVSEGRLFTGAHGGAGEIGFLPWPGQQKPETLEDAVSGVAVVEAARHFGMTGQLTAKAVFDAAREGHPAAVRAVRLEGERIAHTVAAAAAVLDPDLVVLGGGVGHSIDLLLPPVRETLRTLTPLRPRIVPGRLGEDAVLLGAVATALGTARDVVFDRRSAL comes from the coding sequence ATGTCCGCCCGCGACGCCAACGAGCAGCCCGAACAGCCCTGGAACCGCCGGCGGCTGCGCAGCACCAACGAGCGGCTTCTCCTCGACCGGTTGCGCGCCGGAGGTCCCGCGTCGCGGGCGCAACTCGCCCGCAAGACAGGGCTGTCGAAGCCGACGGTCTCCAGCGCGCTCGCCGCGCTGGAGGAGGCGGGACTCGTCCACGAGGTCGGCACGCACGCTCCGGAACGCGGCCGGGTGGCGGTCCTCTACGCCCCGGACCCCGCGGCCGGTCACGCGCTCGGCATCGACATCGGCCGCGGGTGGCTGCGCGTGGCGCTCGCGGACCTGGACGGCGCCGTGGTCGCACGCGCCGATGTGCGCAACCGCGCGCGCAGTTCGGGGGCGATGGCCGACCTCGTGGTGACCACCGCCCGCCAGGTCGTCGCCAACTCCGGCCTCGGCACCGACGAGGTGGCCCACGCGGTGGTGGGCACGCCCGGCGTGTACGACGAGAAGCAGCGCCGGGTGCGGTACGCGATGCATCTTCCGGGCTGGGGCCGGGCGGGTCTGTTCGACCGGATGCGCGAGATGCTGGGCATCCCGCTCGAGGTGCACAACGACGCCAATCTCGCGGCGCTCGGCGAGTACACGTACGGCGTCGGCGCGGGCAGCCGGCTCTTCGCGTACATCATGATCGGTACCGGGCTCGGCATGGGGGTGGTCAGCGAGGGGCGGCTGTTCACCGGGGCGCACGGCGGGGCCGGGGAGATCGGGTTCCTGCCGTGGCCGGGGCAGCAGAAACCGGAGACGCTGGAGGACGCGGTGTCGGGCGTGGCCGTCGTCGAGGCGGCGCGGCACTTCGGCATGACCGGACAGCTCACCGCGAAGGCCGTCTTCGACGCGGCGCGCGAGGGTCATCCCGCCGCCGTGCGGGCCGTCCGGCTGGAGGGCGAGCGGATCGCGCACACGGTGGCGGCAGCGGCGGCGGTGCTCGATCCCGATCTGGTGGTGCTGGGCGGCGGGGTGGGCCACAGCATCGACCTGCTGCTGCCGCCCGTCCGCGAGACCCTGCGGACGCTCACACCGCTGCGGCCGAGGATAGTACCCGGTCGGCTGGGCGAGGACGCGGTGCTGCTCGGCGCGGTCGCCACCGCGCTGGGGACGGCCCGGGACGTGGTGTTCGACCGGCGGTCGGCCCTGTGA